A genomic window from Alkalihalobacillus sp. AL-G includes:
- a CDS encoding dipeptidase, whose translation MTLKIKQSKTKPYNGYKSFSYLEEGKDYKPYKLVPEIGRVEPFSYPVTDEQEDEVQQILDEDYIVSLHEHTFITPEDVGSIFEFRRQGRDWTGYEGLSVSGLDIVFENFMDGTAFITSNAGWKWNDVLHDLGIRYSDFAHQDLVIRAETMDDLYRAKKEGKVAFVTSLESSTQIENEVDRVDVLYGFGVRVMGIAYSEANALGCGLKEKNDGGLTVFGHKVVERMNKIGMTIDVSHSGDQTARDTIAASSKPIFITHVGARALWDTNRLKPDDILIACAEKGGVIGIEAAPHTTLTENHPEHSIESVMEHFEYVANLVGIDHVAFGLDTLFGDHVGLHHAFAGALSIQSSHGKQKFDEVEYVKGVENPAEAYPNVVRWLVSHGYSREDIKKVMGENVLRVLKETWAK comes from the coding sequence ATGACTTTAAAAATAAAGCAATCGAAAACGAAGCCCTACAACGGGTATAAATCTTTCAGCTATTTAGAAGAAGGAAAAGATTATAAACCTTATAAACTAGTACCGGAAATTGGTAGAGTTGAACCCTTTTCGTACCCAGTCACGGATGAGCAGGAAGATGAGGTACAACAAATTCTTGATGAAGATTACATTGTATCCTTGCATGAACATACCTTTATAACTCCTGAAGATGTCGGTTCCATTTTTGAATTCCGTCGTCAAGGGCGGGACTGGACAGGCTATGAGGGCTTAAGTGTCTCTGGCTTGGATATTGTCTTTGAAAATTTTATGGACGGCACAGCTTTCATCACTTCGAATGCGGGCTGGAAATGGAATGATGTTCTACATGACCTTGGAATCCGATACAGTGACTTCGCTCATCAGGATCTAGTCATACGAGCGGAAACAATGGATGATTTGTACCGTGCGAAAAAGGAAGGAAAAGTTGCCTTTGTCACTTCGTTGGAATCGTCAACCCAAATTGAAAACGAAGTCGATCGGGTCGATGTTTTATACGGATTCGGTGTTCGTGTCATGGGGATTGCCTACTCTGAAGCAAATGCACTCGGTTGCGGATTGAAAGAGAAAAACGATGGCGGTTTAACTGTTTTCGGCCATAAAGTGGTCGAAAGGATGAACAAAATCGGGATGACGATCGATGTTTCCCACAGTGGAGACCAGACAGCTCGAGATACGATTGCTGCAAGCTCTAAGCCGATTTTCATTACCCATGTCGGCGCACGTGCATTATGGGATACGAACCGGTTGAAGCCGGATGACATTCTAATCGCTTGTGCGGAAAAAGGCGGTGTCATCGGTATTGAAGCGGCCCCTCATACGACGCTGACTGAAAACCATCCGGAACACTCGATTGAGTCGGTCATGGAACATTTTGAATACGTGGCAAATCTAGTAGGCATCGACCATGTTGCCTTCGGCCTAGATACGCTATTCGGGGACCACGTCGGGCTGCATCATGCTTTTGCAGGCGCTTTATCGATCCAGTCCTCTCACGGAAAACAAAAGTTTGATGAAGTTGAGTATGTAAAAGGAGTCGAAAATCCAGCTGAAGCGTATCCGAATGTTGTTCGCTGGTTGGTGAGTCACGGATATAGTCGGGAAGATATCAAAAAAGTGATGGGTGAGAACGTACTCCGTGTCCTTAAAGAGACATGGGCGAAATAA
- a CDS encoding ABC transporter ATP-binding protein produces MNPTENGSIPDGQSTQLKEVKQEVLLEARNLKKYFPIKDGWFKRTTGYVKAVDDVSLSIRKGETFSLVGESGSGKSTLGRTILRLQEPTSGEIHFEGQNITDLSTREMRKIRRDMQIIYQDPFGSLDPRMKIGDIVAEPYDVHRIVKGKQREERIDELLELVGLDPSRKSRHPHEFSGGQRQRVGIARAIALNPKFILADEAVSALDVSVQAQVVNLLKELQEKLDLTYLFIAHGLNIVRHISDRVGVMYLGQLVEIGEVEELYKRPAHPYTSALISTKPTPDPRARKKKVILKGEIPSPSNPPSGCRFHTRCPLATDRCKEETPQLVALSKQRAVACHYPLV; encoded by the coding sequence TTGAATCCAACCGAGAATGGTTCGATACCTGATGGACAATCGACACAATTAAAGGAGGTGAAGCAAGAAGTCCTGTTAGAAGCGAGAAACCTGAAAAAATATTTTCCGATTAAGGATGGATGGTTCAAACGAACAACGGGATATGTAAAGGCGGTTGATGATGTTAGTTTATCGATTCGAAAAGGTGAGACGTTTTCATTGGTTGGAGAATCTGGATCGGGTAAATCCACATTAGGGCGAACGATATTGAGACTTCAAGAACCGACGTCAGGTGAGATCCATTTTGAAGGACAGAACATTACCGACCTATCAACACGAGAGATGCGGAAAATACGGAGAGATATGCAAATCATTTACCAGGATCCCTTCGGCTCATTGGATCCCCGGATGAAGATTGGGGACATTGTTGCTGAACCGTACGATGTTCACCGCATTGTGAAAGGGAAGCAACGAGAAGAACGTATTGACGAACTATTGGAATTGGTCGGCTTAGACCCGTCAAGGAAATCAAGGCACCCACATGAATTCTCAGGAGGACAACGGCAAAGAGTCGGGATTGCCCGTGCGATTGCACTCAATCCGAAGTTCATCCTGGCAGATGAAGCCGTTTCGGCACTCGATGTATCCGTCCAAGCCCAGGTTGTCAATCTACTGAAAGAATTACAAGAAAAACTAGATTTAACATATTTGTTCATTGCACACGGCTTGAACATTGTCAGGCACATTTCAGACCGTGTAGGAGTGATGTACTTAGGACAATTGGTTGAGATAGGTGAAGTTGAAGAGTTGTATAAGCGGCCGGCACACCCTTATACTTCGGCACTGATTTCAACTAAACCTACCCCAGACCCTAGAGCTAGAAAAAAGAAAGTAATTTTGAAAGGAGAAATACCGTCTCCTTCAAATCCTCCATCAGGATGTAGATTCCATACACGCTGTCCGCTGGCAACGGATCGCTGTAAGGAGGAAACGCCGCAGCTCGTCGCTTTATCGAAGCAACGCGCTGTTGCGTGCCATTATCCGCTGGTTTAG
- a CDS encoding ABC transporter ATP-binding protein, with amino-acid sequence MEPLLQVRDLSVEFETDNGKVQAIDQVSFNVNPGETVCIVGESGSGKSVASMSILRLLEFENGSISSGEILYQGDDLLKKSSEEMRQIRGKDISIIFQEPMTALNPVFTIGKQLTEAILLHQELSKKKAWDRAKELLDLVGINDVAVRMKQYPHELSGGMRQRVMIAIALSCDPKLLIADEPTTALDVTIEAQILNLLNELKEKINMSVIFITHDMGVAAEISDRIVVMYAGKVVEEGNVYEVFDQPTHPYTKGLLQSIPTEDGPRQKKLASIRGTIPSINQMPSGCRFHPRCDYATEKCLKVEPQLERFNGRSVACLNYEDVIKEEPLTRRKEGMI; translated from the coding sequence ATGGAACCATTGTTGCAAGTCAGAGACCTTAGTGTCGAATTTGAAACGGACAATGGAAAGGTTCAGGCCATAGACCAGGTGTCTTTCAATGTCAATCCTGGAGAGACGGTCTGCATAGTCGGAGAGTCAGGTAGTGGAAAAAGCGTGGCAAGCATGTCGATTCTTAGATTATTAGAATTTGAGAACGGCTCGATATCGAGTGGGGAAATCCTGTACCAGGGAGACGACCTTTTAAAGAAAAGCAGTGAAGAGATGCGGCAAATTCGCGGTAAGGATATCTCAATCATTTTCCAGGAGCCGATGACAGCCCTCAATCCAGTATTTACAATCGGAAAACAGTTGACAGAGGCGATTTTGCTCCATCAGGAACTAAGCAAAAAGAAGGCTTGGGATCGTGCAAAAGAGTTACTAGATCTAGTAGGGATCAATGACGTAGCTGTTCGAATGAAACAGTATCCTCATGAGTTGTCAGGTGGTATGAGGCAACGGGTCATGATTGCGATCGCATTGTCGTGTGACCCTAAGCTGCTCATAGCCGATGAACCGACAACGGCTCTGGATGTAACGATTGAAGCTCAAATTTTGAATCTATTAAATGAGTTGAAAGAGAAAATCAACATGTCCGTCATCTTCATCACTCATGATATGGGAGTTGCAGCGGAAATCTCTGACAGGATTGTGGTCATGTATGCTGGAAAAGTGGTCGAGGAAGGAAATGTATATGAGGTCTTTGATCAACCGACCCATCCATACACAAAGGGACTTTTACAGTCGATCCCAACAGAAGATGGCCCCAGACAAAAGAAGCTTGCATCGATCAGAGGCACGATCCCAAGTATCAATCAAATGCCTTCCGGATGCAGATTCCATCCACGCTGTGATTATGCAACAGAGAAGTGTTTGAAAGTCGAACCCCAATTGGAAAGGTTCAACGGACGTTCTGTTGCCTGTTTGAATTATGAGGATGTTATCAAAGAGGAACCGTTAACGAGAAGAAAGGAGGGAATGATTTGA
- a CDS encoding helix-turn-helix domain-containing protein yields MEEVYQKIKELRKRSDLTLKQLSEQTDLSVSFLSQIERGSSSLAISSLKKIADAFDVNISYFFDSESNHKYVTKKSDHKPFQFQDLKTIYTSLSGNFTNRSLAPYILTLAPNQKGKKSFHFAGEEFYYVLKGAAIFTIDGNQYPIFEGDTIHFPSHLDHYGENPLDTESVLLGVITPVIL; encoded by the coding sequence TTGGAGGAAGTTTATCAAAAAATCAAGGAACTTAGAAAACGTTCAGATTTAACCTTAAAGCAATTAAGTGAACAAACGGATTTGTCGGTGAGTTTCCTTTCCCAGATTGAAAGAGGATCATCATCGCTTGCGATCAGTTCACTTAAAAAGATAGCAGATGCATTCGATGTCAATATCTCCTATTTCTTCGATAGTGAAAGCAACCATAAATATGTCACCAAGAAAAGCGATCATAAACCATTTCAGTTTCAAGACTTGAAAACAATTTATACCTCTTTAAGTGGAAATTTCACAAATCGCTCATTAGCCCCGTACATTTTGACATTAGCCCCCAATCAAAAAGGAAAAAAATCGTTCCATTTCGCTGGGGAGGAATTCTATTATGTTTTAAAAGGAGCAGCCATTTTTACGATTGATGGCAATCAATATCCTATTTTTGAGGGGGATACGATTCATTTTCCGTCCCACCTAGACCATTATGGTGAAAATCCTTTAGATACAGAGAGTGTCTTACTTGGCGTAATCACACCGGTAATCCTATAA
- a CDS encoding C39 family peptidase: protein MKNWIRVSVIVSMIVLLFTPFNSALAHSITKIDETMYMSASIGNIRNGPGLDHDVILKYRRGTPFHVIGYTTNSNNEKWYQIKFKSGRLGWASSTILKANDGTTLDVPLISQQPQLARGCEVTSLAMMLQYAGIDVGKMTLAEEVKKDPTPYSVKNGHVHFGNPNTGFVGNMYTFSEEGYGVYHGPIAELAEHYLPNRVINFTGSSFETIFKYLDNGTPVWVINNTWFDHIPSEYWETWQTPTGPVKITMKEHSVLVTGYDEEYIYFNDPLSNVKNRKIPIEKFKRGWEQMGSQAITYKK, encoded by the coding sequence ATGAAAAATTGGATACGAGTTTCAGTGATTGTTAGTATGATTGTTCTTCTTTTTACGCCATTCAATTCGGCTTTAGCTCATTCCATCACAAAAATCGACGAAACCATGTACATGTCAGCGTCAATTGGAAACATCCGTAACGGCCCCGGCTTGGATCATGACGTCATTCTTAAGTATCGTCGAGGTACCCCGTTTCACGTGATCGGATATACGACCAACTCCAACAATGAAAAGTGGTATCAGATCAAGTTTAAGAGCGGCCGATTAGGTTGGGCGAGTTCTACGATTTTAAAAGCCAATGATGGAACAACACTGGATGTTCCACTGATCTCTCAACAGCCTCAACTTGCAAGAGGCTGCGAGGTTACTTCCTTAGCGATGATGCTTCAATACGCTGGGATCGATGTGGGTAAGATGACACTAGCTGAAGAGGTGAAAAAAGACCCGACACCATATTCAGTGAAAAACGGACACGTGCACTTTGGCAATCCGAACACTGGATTTGTAGGGAACATGTATACGTTCAGTGAGGAGGGCTACGGAGTTTATCACGGACCGATTGCAGAATTGGCAGAACATTACTTGCCGAACCGAGTCATCAATTTTACAGGTTCATCATTTGAGACGATCTTTAAATACTTAGACAATGGTACGCCAGTATGGGTCATCAACAACACATGGTTCGACCACATCCCATCTGAATATTGGGAAACATGGCAAACCCCAACCGGCCCTGTAAAAATTACGATGAAAGAACATAGTGTACTTGTTACTGGATATGACGAAGAGTACATATACTTCAACGATCCATTGTCAAACGTGAAAAACCGAAAAATACCGATAGAAAAATTCAAACGAGGCTGGGAACAAATGGGCAGCCAAGCGATAACGTACAAAAAATAG
- the pheA gene encoding prephenate dehydratase: protein MKVAYLGPKGTFSEEAAIRYFSSQRVEWMICESILDVFDAIKDGKVVKGIVPIENSIEGTINITADGLLMNDLFIEGEVILPVALHLIGVEGTKVDHIHEVWSIPPALAQCRDYIRELGASSRHFNSTASAAMAVRDKGTENVGAIASEWSAKAFGLQIIKENVHDHTENHTRFVIVTNTPDQIPNSEKTMILITPHKERSGVLAIILNVFASLSINLTWIESRPTKKKLGTYRFFIETEKGVNNPDMEKAITILKTYGHHVQILGSYNVTEL, encoded by the coding sequence ATGAAAGTTGCATATTTAGGACCTAAAGGAACATTTTCAGAAGAAGCAGCCATTCGATATTTTTCTTCTCAACGAGTCGAATGGATGATATGTGAATCGATTTTAGATGTATTTGATGCTATTAAGGACGGAAAAGTAGTCAAAGGAATCGTCCCGATTGAAAATTCAATTGAGGGTACCATCAATATTACTGCTGACGGTTTATTGATGAATGATTTGTTTATCGAAGGCGAAGTAATACTCCCTGTGGCTTTACATTTAATCGGTGTCGAGGGTACAAAAGTCGATCATATTCACGAAGTTTGGTCGATTCCGCCAGCACTTGCACAATGTAGGGATTATATCCGTGAATTAGGGGCATCCAGCAGACATTTTAATAGTACAGCTTCTGCAGCGATGGCGGTCCGGGATAAGGGTACAGAAAACGTTGGGGCCATAGCCTCCGAATGGTCCGCAAAGGCATTCGGTCTACAAATCATAAAGGAAAATGTGCACGACCATACGGAAAATCATACACGTTTTGTAATCGTGACGAACACCCCTGACCAGATCCCCAATTCCGAAAAAACGATGATATTGATCACTCCACATAAGGAGCGGTCTGGTGTATTAGCTATTATTTTAAATGTCTTTGCATCACTTTCTATCAACCTGACCTGGATTGAATCACGTCCGACCAAAAAGAAATTAGGCACATATCGTTTTTTTATTGAAACTGAAAAGGGAGTCAATAATCCTGATATGGAAAAAGCCATCACCATTCTAAAAACATATGGTCACCATGTTCAAATACTAGGAAGCTACAATGTAACAGAGCTTTGA
- a CDS encoding uracil-DNA glycosylase — protein sequence MSDFCPVQWPEEPTPEALKTCRECGLYKHGSRMVWGEGNPGAPIMVILDNPGARENREGKSFVCRTRQTLQRAASEVGLEMADLYVTYILKRRPLRAYDKERTRQTCMIHLDQQLELKQPKIILCLGNVAVQSFFENPEADVKALRGSMHDVQGYRTTVAYHPLAVRRRPNLWSLFIEDWMFLSNDYHKTK from the coding sequence TTGTCAGATTTTTGCCCAGTTCAATGGCCGGAAGAACCAACACCCGAAGCCCTAAAAACATGTCGTGAGTGCGGTCTTTACAAGCATGGTTCCCGTATGGTTTGGGGAGAGGGCAACCCGGGCGCGCCGATCATGGTAATTCTAGATAACCCAGGTGCTCGTGAAAATCGAGAAGGCAAATCGTTTGTCTGCCGAACGAGACAAACGTTGCAACGAGCCGCCAGTGAAGTTGGTTTGGAAATGGCAGACTTGTATGTGACGTATATTTTAAAAAGGAGGCCATTACGAGCATACGATAAAGAACGCACGAGGCAAACTTGTATGATCCATCTTGACCAACAGCTTGAATTGAAACAGCCAAAAATCATCCTTTGCTTAGGAAACGTAGCGGTCCAATCCTTTTTCGAAAACCCTGAAGCAGATGTGAAGGCATTACGCGGCTCGATGCATGATGTACAAGGATATCGGACGACGGTCGCATACCATCCGTTAGCTGTCAGGCGCCGCCCGAATTTATGGTCATTATTCATTGAGGATTGGATGTTCCTATCCAATGACTACCACAAAACAAAATAG
- the pcp gene encoding pyroglutamyl-peptidase I has protein sequence MKKLLLTGFEPFLDHGSNPTEYIVRTLDGRVVGSFQITGRVLPVDFERSADLLLNYVEEVQPDTVISLGLAAGRAKITPERVAINVNDGVRDNSGNKPVDAPINQNGPDAYFSTLPIRNMVNALLENGIPAEISNTAGTYLCNNVMYSMLHSAKERGTNIQAGFIHVPASFELTMQNPKIPGWPLETIQDAIELCIKTLDE, from the coding sequence ATGAAGAAACTGTTGTTGACAGGATTCGAGCCTTTCTTGGACCATGGCTCGAATCCGACTGAATATATTGTGAGAACGTTGGATGGAAGGGTAGTTGGGAGCTTTCAGATTACTGGTCGTGTGCTTCCAGTAGATTTTGAACGATCAGCTGACCTGCTGTTGAACTATGTAGAAGAGGTTCAGCCTGACACAGTCATTTCACTTGGACTAGCCGCTGGCAGAGCGAAAATCACACCTGAACGAGTCGCGATCAATGTGAATGATGGAGTGAGGGATAATTCCGGGAACAAACCAGTCGACGCACCGATCAACCAGAACGGTCCTGATGCGTATTTTTCTACCCTTCCGATTCGGAATATGGTCAATGCCCTGCTTGAGAACGGCATACCAGCTGAAATTTCAAACACTGCAGGAACGTATTTATGCAACAATGTTATGTACTCAATGCTGCATAGCGCCAAGGAAAGAGGGACCAACATTCAAGCAGGCTTCATTCATGTTCCAGCCTCATTCGAACTCACTATGCAAAACCCAAAAATACCAGGGTGGCCGCTCGAAACCATCCAAGACGCGATAGAATTGTGTATCAAAACTCTTGACGAATAA
- a CDS encoding M55 family metallopeptidase yields the protein MKIFISADIEGISGVATNVQLKKNDEYQRFRKLMTQEVNAAIEGAFKGGATEVVVADGHGNMSNIFIEDLDERARLVSGNNRVMCQLQGLDETFDGIMFIGHHGREAGSERTTISHTLAGICVGEMRINGKVVGETEMNAAVAGDFKVPTIMISGDDAYVAEVKETLPDVEGAVVKYGIDRFAAELIPPTRARKIIEEKAEAAVRRINEFKPYQVKGPITFDIEFKGSQQALMTTTIPTVELTGPKSIRFTCQDMITAYKHMWGVVIIGMAATNGVLGQVNT from the coding sequence ATGAAGATTTTCATTTCAGCCGATATCGAAGGAATTTCCGGAGTGGCAACCAATGTACAGCTTAAAAAGAATGACGAATATCAACGCTTTCGCAAGTTGATGACTCAAGAAGTGAATGCGGCGATTGAAGGAGCGTTTAAAGGTGGTGCGACAGAAGTTGTTGTCGCAGACGGTCATGGAAACATGTCCAACATTTTTATAGAAGACTTAGATGAAAGAGCACGGCTCGTTTCCGGTAACAATCGTGTGATGTGCCAGCTTCAAGGACTGGATGAAACGTTTGATGGCATCATGTTCATCGGACATCACGGCAGAGAAGCGGGTTCTGAACGGACGACGATCAGCCATACACTCGCAGGCATTTGTGTAGGTGAGATGAGGATCAACGGAAAAGTGGTTGGTGAAACGGAAATGAATGCTGCAGTAGCGGGTGATTTCAAGGTACCAACGATTATGATTTCTGGTGACGACGCGTATGTCGCGGAGGTTAAAGAAACCTTGCCAGATGTGGAAGGGGCTGTCGTCAAATATGGAATCGATCGGTTCGCGGCCGAGTTGATTCCACCGACACGAGCCCGTAAAATCATTGAAGAAAAGGCTGAAGCTGCAGTCAGGCGAATCAACGAATTCAAGCCGTATCAAGTTAAAGGACCAATCACGTTTGATATTGAATTCAAAGGTTCCCAGCAGGCGTTGATGACAACGACGATTCCGACGGTCGAGCTTACCGGGCCGAAATCGATCCGTTTCACATGTCAGGATATGATTACCGCTTATAAACATATGTGGGGCGTGGTCATTATCGGGATGGCCGCAACGAATGGCGTACTGGGTCAAGTAAATACATAA
- a CDS encoding YjiH family protein, whose protein sequence is MSQSNTGLNTNVPTESRGSAVSKFVLFSAIGIFMFFIPITVNEKSSIPLDHLVTWFLTNLPGLVPYYALLVVLLGAAYPFYTKTWKKDNVTLVFSFLKVLGLLAAILIMFKLGPAWMLEPGMGPFLFEKLVIPVGLLVPIGSVFLALLVGYGLLEFIGVLVQPVMRPIWKTPGRSAIDAVASFVGSYSIGLLITNRVFKEGKYTVKEAAIIATGFSTVSATFMIVVAKTLGLMGIWNTYFWVTLIVTFLVTAITVRIYPLKSMSEDYYRGGEGTPETTPKGNRVKSAWTQAMDAAKNSPSFGKNVWDNLKDGFVMTMAILPSIMSVGLLGLILAEFTPVFDILGYIFYPFTALLQIPEPLLAAKAAAIEIAEMFLPALLVVDTPLITRFVIGVLSVSAIMFFSALIPCILSTEIPISIPKMLVIWLERTILTLIIVTPIAYLLL, encoded by the coding sequence GTGTCACAATCGAACACAGGGTTAAACACAAATGTACCAACAGAATCACGAGGTTCAGCGGTTAGCAAGTTTGTTTTATTCAGTGCAATCGGCATTTTTATGTTTTTTATCCCGATTACCGTTAACGAAAAATCATCGATTCCGCTTGATCATCTAGTCACTTGGTTCCTGACGAATTTACCAGGTCTCGTCCCGTATTATGCATTGCTCGTCGTCTTGCTCGGTGCTGCCTATCCGTTTTACACGAAAACATGGAAAAAGGACAACGTAACACTCGTATTTTCCTTTTTAAAAGTATTAGGCTTACTGGCGGCGATTCTGATCATGTTCAAGCTCGGACCTGCATGGATGCTAGAGCCTGGTATGGGGCCGTTCCTTTTTGAAAAACTCGTCATTCCAGTCGGATTGCTTGTGCCGATCGGGTCGGTATTTTTAGCATTGCTCGTCGGTTATGGACTGTTAGAGTTTATCGGCGTATTAGTGCAGCCAGTGATGCGTCCAATTTGGAAGACGCCTGGACGTTCTGCAATTGACGCAGTTGCTTCATTTGTCGGAAGCTATTCGATTGGCTTGTTGATCACCAATCGTGTTTTTAAAGAAGGAAAATATACTGTGAAGGAAGCTGCGATCATAGCAACTGGATTCTCGACCGTTTCAGCGACATTCATGATCGTCGTCGCGAAAACGCTTGGATTAATGGGCATCTGGAACACGTACTTCTGGGTTACGTTGATCGTAACGTTCCTGGTCACTGCGATTACCGTTCGAATTTATCCGTTAAAAAGCATGAGCGAGGACTATTATCGTGGTGGGGAAGGCACTCCCGAAACGACACCAAAAGGAAACAGGGTGAAAAGTGCATGGACTCAAGCGATGGATGCCGCTAAGAACTCCCCTTCATTCGGTAAAAATGTTTGGGATAATCTGAAGGATGGCTTTGTGATGACGATGGCGATCCTGCCATCAATCATGTCGGTCGGACTGCTCGGTCTGATTCTTGCTGAATTCACACCGGTGTTCGATATTCTTGGCTACATCTTTTACCCATTCACAGCGCTGTTGCAAATTCCTGAGCCGTTACTTGCGGCAAAAGCTGCAGCAATCGAAATCGCAGAAATGTTCTTGCCAGCGTTGTTAGTAGTTGATACACCATTAATTACCCGATTCGTCATTGGCGTTTTGTCAGTATCGGCGATCATGTTCTTCTCGGCACTGATCCCATGTATTTTATCGACTGAAATCCCGATCAGCATACCGAAAATGCTCGTCATCTGGCTCGAACGCACAATTCTGACCCTGATTATCGTTACACCAATTGCTTACTTGCTATTGTAA
- a CDS encoding GNAT family N-acetyltransferase codes for MESEQIYGNLPVLETERLILRKVTTEDLEDMYAYGSNDKVSRYVTWNTHRSLSDTKEFLDFVLQGYEDRKLAVWGIEYKENGRLIGTIDFVSWNPKQQHAEIGYVLSQDYWGKGIMTEAAKEIIKFGFEKMELTRIQARCFLENIGSERVMEKVGMSFEGIIRKGMRLNDEHQDLKLYSILKEEYLD; via the coding sequence ATGGAATCTGAACAAATTTACGGGAATCTGCCAGTTTTGGAAACAGAGCGTCTAATCCTACGGAAGGTTACAACCGAAGACCTCGAAGATATGTATGCATATGGGTCGAACGATAAAGTTTCTCGGTATGTCACGTGGAATACGCACCGCTCGCTTTCCGACACGAAAGAATTTCTCGATTTTGTTCTCCAAGGTTATGAAGATCGTAAATTAGCGGTGTGGGGTATCGAGTATAAGGAGAATGGTAGATTGATTGGCACGATCGATTTCGTATCATGGAATCCGAAGCAACAGCATGCTGAAATCGGCTACGTCCTATCTCAGGATTATTGGGGCAAGGGCATCATGACGGAAGCTGCTAAAGAAATCATCAAATTTGGTTTCGAGAAAATGGAGCTGACTCGCATTCAAGCTCGATGCTTTCTTGAAAACATCGGTTCAGAGCGAGTCATGGAAAAGGTCGGCATGTCTTTTGAAGGAATCATCCGGAAAGGCATGCGTCTGAACGATGAACACCAGGACCTGAAGCTGTATTCGATTTTAAAAGAGGAGTATCTTGACTGA
- a CDS encoding GyrI-like domain-containing protein, which yields MSIEQQNKTVIVSEKGFQAVGLKWEGTFAEAAAGHIRKVHEEMHRRLKEIQHVVDPDTLQGLSYHASPDGTGFTHYAVVKVESVAEVPEGMVSITVPDLMYAQCEHYKGQSIDQSYNNIYAWIANQGYEHNNVDDLTHFEKYPMKQDPYDESPEFSILIPVVKK from the coding sequence TTGTCTATTGAACAGCAGAACAAAACTGTAATTGTATCTGAAAAGGGCTTTCAAGCGGTTGGTTTGAAATGGGAGGGTACGTTTGCTGAAGCAGCAGCCGGCCACATACGGAAAGTACACGAGGAAATGCATCGTCGTTTAAAGGAAATCCAGCATGTCGTCGATCCCGACACGTTACAGGGCTTATCGTATCACGCATCACCGGATGGTACTGGTTTCACACACTATGCGGTCGTTAAAGTAGAATCGGTTGCCGAGGTTCCTGAAGGTATGGTGAGCATTACCGTTCCCGATTTGATGTATGCGCAATGCGAACACTATAAAGGACAAAGTATCGACCAGTCGTACAATAACATTTATGCATGGATCGCAAACCAAGGGTATGAACATAACAATGTCGATGATTTGACCCACTTTGAAAAATATCCGATGAAACAGGATCCATATGACGAGAGCCCAGAGTTTTCAATTTTAATTCCAGTCGTGAAAAAGTAA
- a CDS encoding GyrI-like domain-containing protein: MNRVVKPIVRIVGVEVKAPFTAFYMTKAIRPRLWQELQARKNEIGYQAKKDMFIGITLRQNRTYHYIAGIEVTNIRHVPDGMVSMTIPTREYSVYNHSGFNEREETDQTYFFVLEKMKKQGLSHDPDAYSLEIFNPVEENEATIYVPLKES; this comes from the coding sequence ATTAATAGAGTCGTCAAACCGATTGTACGAATAGTTGGTGTTGAGGTGAAGGCACCGTTCACTGCTTTTTATATGACAAAAGCAATCAGACCGAGGTTATGGCAGGAGTTACAGGCTCGAAAAAATGAAATCGGATATCAGGCCAAAAAGGATATGTTTATAGGTATAACGCTACGTCAAAACCGAACATATCACTATATCGCAGGAATAGAAGTCACGAACATCAGGCACGTGCCTGATGGCATGGTCAGCATGACCATCCCGACCAGGGAATATTCTGTTTATAACCACTCTGGCTTCAATGAACGTGAAGAAACTGATCAAACGTACTTTTTCGTATTGGAAAAAATGAAAAAACAAGGCCTAAGCCATGATCCGGATGCCTATAGCTTAGAGATTTTTAACCCGGTTGAAGAAAATGAAGCGACGATTTATGTTCCATTAAAGGAATCATAA